The Kordia sp. SMS9 DNA window AAAACGTGGCGACTTGATTGGTTTTGTGGGAAGCACAGGACGATCGCAAGCACCGCATTTGCACTATGAAATTCGAAAAAATGGCGATAAAATAAATCCGATTAATTTCTACTACGGAAATTTAACTGCCAAAGAATTTGAAGAATTACTGAAAAACGCTGCAAAGCAGAATCAATCGCTTGACTAATGCATATTGATTTACCCGATAAATTATATTACAGCATTGGCGAAGTAGCCAACGCTTTTGGTGTCAACGCTTCTTTGATTCGTTTTTGGGAGAAAGAATTTGATGAAATTCAACCGAAAAAAAACGCCAAAGGAAATCGCAAGTTTACACCAGAAGACATCAAACACATTGAACTTATCTATCATTTGGTCAAAGAGCGTGGCTTTACGCTAGAAGGTGCCAAAGTTCATTTGAAAGAAGAAAAGAAAAAAACACTTTCCAATTTTGAGATTATTCGTAAATTACAACATATACGAGCAGAGCTTGTAAAAATTAAAGACAATCTGTAACACATACACCTAACTCAATACAAACAATTAGATAAACCCGAATAATTATGAATAAAAAATCGATTATCATTACAGTCGTTCTTGTAGTGATTATTATTTTCTCGTACACCAAATACAACGGAATGGTCGTTAAAAGCGAAGATGCAAAAACCGCTTGGTCCAATGTTGAAAGTGAATATCAACGAAGAAGTGATCTCATAAAAAATTTAGTAAACACTGTAAAAGGTGCTGCCGATTTTGAAAAATCCACGTTAGAAGCTGTGATTAACGCACGAGCCAAAGCGACTTCAACACAAATTAATGTAGATGATTTAACGCCTGAAAACATGGCGAAGTTTCAACAAGCACAAGATGGTTTATCAGGTGCTTTATCGCGACTTTTAGTAACGGTAGAACGCTATCCTGATTTAAAAGCCAATCAAAATTTCTTAAAGTTACAAGACGAACTGGCAAGCACGGAAAACTCAGTTCGTACGTCAAGAAACCGTTTTAATACCGCAGTAAACAATTTCAACAAAACCATTAAACTGTTTCCAAACAATGTTTTCGCAGGTCTTTTTGGATTTGATGACATGGCACGATTTAAATCAGCACCAGGTTCTGAAGATGCGCCAGATGTTGAATTTGATTTTAATAAATAACGAAACTAATTTGAAAACATATTATGTCTAAAGTAGAAGATTTCCTTTCCGCTGAGGAAGAACAAGAAATCATTGCTGCCATCCGAACGGCAGAACGAAATACTTCTGGAGAAATCAGAATCCACATCGAAGATCATGCAGATATTGATCCTTTTGATCGTGCACTGGAAGTATTTCATCTACTGAAAATGGACAATACCAAACTTCGAAATGGCGTGCTGATTTATGTCGCCGTTCGCGATCGAAAATTTGTAATCTATGGCGATGAAGGCATTAACAATGTAGTTCCAAAAGATTTTTGGGACAGTACACGCGATGCCATGCGCGAACAATTTCAACATGGAAATTTTGCGCAAGGAATGATTCAAGGAATATTGGAAGCTGGGAAAGAATTGCAAGCACATTTTCCTTGGGATGTGGATACTGAAAATGAACTCTCCAACGAAATTTCTAAAGGCTGATGCAACCAACACTACATAGCAACTATTTACGCTACTTTTTCTGTTTGATGGGACTGCTATTTTTGAACCTTTCGTATGGTCAATATGACATTCCGCCCAAACCCACAAAAGCCAATCCTGATGCTGTATACGACTATGCTAATTTGCTTGCAAGCCAAGAAAAAGCAGCACTTGAAAATAAACTCATAAAGTATTCGGATACGACTTCTACACAAATTATCATAGTAGTTATTGAAAGCTTGAAAGGAGAAAGTATTGGCATGCTTACGCCAGAATGGGGACAAAAATGGGGCGTTGGACAAGATGGAAAAGATAACGGAGTGGTGATCCTTTTGGCTAAGAAAGAACATAAAATTTGGATTTCTCCTGGCTACGGTGCAGAAAATGAATTAACCGCAGGAATTGTGGGACAAATAACCCGAAATCGGATCATACCATACTTTAAACGCGGTGATTATTACGGCGGATTAAACGCTGGTGTTGATAGTATTTTTGAAGTCCTAGCCGGTGAATTTACAGGCGAGCGGCGAAGATCTTCAGAAGGAACGCATTTTAGTGTTATTTTCTTTTTAATTGTATTTTTTATAGTCCTAGTTTCTATTTTAGGAAATAATAAACGTAACGGTGGCGGTAATAATCGCGGTGGCAGAAGACGAACTACTGGAAATGACTTACTCGATATTATTATTTTGAGTAACCTTGGAAAAGGCTCCTTTGGCAGCGGAAGCGGCGGTGGCGGTGGATTTGGTGGCGGCTTCGGCGGCGGCGGATTTAGCGGTGGTGGTGCTGGTGGAAGTTGGTAGCTTCGACAAGCTCAGCTACCATATAGGCTCAGCTACCATGCAGATTCAGCTATCGCAGGCTCTGCCACCATGATAAACTTCGCTACCTTTGTTTAGATATTTGATTTAGACTTCTTAGACTAGTTATCACTTTTAGACTAGCTTAGATTTGCTGCGCAAATTAGATCGTTTTTTTTAATGTTACATGCTGAATTTTGAATTAGTTCTAACACTAAACCGTTAAACTTATAAACGCATAAACTTTAAGCCTAAAACGTCACTTCGAATGAAATTTCGAAGAAATTTAGTATCGAGAAGTACTTGGAAACTAAAAATATTATAGGTAATCAAACGACTGAAATACATACGAGAAACAGATTGCCACAAGTTTTTGCAAAACTTTCGCAATGACGTATCAGAGTAAGCTTTGAAACTTCTCAATTCTCAATTCTAAAAACTAAAGAAAAGCGATCTAACATCTGAAAACGCATAGCGCGCATCCAACAGATTCTGCCTTCGCAGGAATGACAAAATAACGAGTTAAAAACTTACCGTTTCAACGTAAAATGCCCTGTAAAGCTGCGACCGTCTTGTAGTTGTACGGAAAACCAATAATCGCTTGAAGGCATTCTGGTGCCGTTGATGGTTCCGTTCCAAGCGTCTTCGGAATTGATTAAAACTCGTAAAAATTTTCCGTAACGATCATAAATGTAAACTTTTGTATTGGCTTGAAATATGCTTGAAATTCCTTTGAGTTGCCATGTATCATTCACTCCATCGTTGTTTGGTGTAAAGAATCGTGGATAGCCAATCACAGCAATTTCTTCTGAGACTGTTCCACAATTATTTTTGATGTCTTTTATGTATACTGTATGAAATCCAGCAGGAACATTTTGAAAGACATTTGATTCTTGATAGACACCATTCGGATTGTTTAATGCATACGTGTATTCGCCTTCTCCTGAAACTAAAACTGTAACAACATTAGTATCTGAAATATCATCAATTTGAATGTTTGCAATAGTTGCAATATCTGATGGTTGTACCAAAATAGTTTTTGTTTTGGTGCAACCACCAATTTGTGTCACTTCCACAGTATACGTTCCGAGTTCGTTCACTTGAATTTCTGGTGTGGTTTCTCCCGTGGACCAAAGAAATGTATAATTGCTAAAATTGCCATTTATTCCGCTGTAGAGTGTAATTAATTGCGGTGAAAAGTTTAAACAGTAATACGCTATTTCTTCTGTTGCTACTTGAGGTAGATTTATAACATTCAGTACTACTTCTCCAATTCCATAACAAGCTCCATTTTGTTCCAAACGCGCGTAAATCGTCTGTGAATTTGGTGTGGTATTTGTAAATTGATTTCCTAACGGATTGGATAATAATAATGCATCCTCCAGCGTTTCATAATAAGCAATCGTAATATCTGTAGGCAATCCGTTGAGAAGTTGTGTTTCAGCTTGAGATAGGTCAAATTGTGTGAGTCCAAGTTCTTCATTCGTATCACATTCACTTATCATAGCATTATTGACTGCATTTGAACTTACTTCTAAGGTAACTTCCGCAGTATTTTGGCATCCAGAAATTAAATCTATGACTCTCGCATACACAATTTGTGGATTGGAAGTATTGGTATATGCGCTTGTCGCGATTTCATCTGTGAAACCTGCATCTGTATAATATCGCACTTGCCGATTTGCCAAGACACCCGCAGCCACTTCTTGATTGTATTCAAATAGATTAAAAATAGTTTCGCCACTTGTAGAGCCGCATTGTACAATGGAGATATCTTCCGTGTCTGGCAAGCCAAAAATAGTTCCTGTAATAGGGATTCTAGCACCAGCTGTACAACCTGTAAATGCAGGAAGTATCCAAAATGTAGTGGTTTCTGTGAGGGTAACTGTATAACTTGTTCCTGTATGAATTGGGGTTATTGCGGTTTGAGATTCGTACCAAAGTACCGTGTCTGTATTGGTTTCTACAGTTAAAGTTAACTCGGCTGCTCCACAACTTCCGCTTCCGGTAAGTGTTGATTTTGGCGTTTCAATGCGCGTACTTGCCGATAAATTGACATCTGGATCTCCAGGCATTCCGCCAAATTCAACAATATAGCCTTGCGGATGATATGGACTCGTTATATCGGTTGAACCTGTATTTGGCAAATCGTTCCAGGAACCTAATATTCCAATACTTGGATCGGTAATGTGTGCATAGTGTTCGCCTCCAAAATTATTGGGTTCACCTGTATTCCAAAAAGTATATAATCCATTTTGAGGAAATCCGCCCACTTCTCCAATCCAAAAAACAGTGCCTGCTTCAGGTCCTGTTACCCATTGCCAAGTTCCTTCTTGATCAATATCTGTGGCGCCAATCCAGCCAGTTCCTAAACTCTGCGATCCTGCTAAATCTGCTTCTTCTTCCGTGGTTAAGGTTGCCAAATATCCTTGCAGTCCAAAGTAGGTTTGTGTTGCCGCAATATTGCGTGCTTGCGTCCATGTAACTCCTGTGTTTTGCACATAAAAGTAATAGTGTCCTGTGGAAGGCAAATAGTTTGCATCGCCTAAGTTAATTGAGAAAAATTTATCTTCTGTGAAGTTGACTTGTGTGGTTTCAAATACAACCGCTTCAATTGCAGCTTCATATTCGGCAAAAGTTGCAGGTCCAACGAGTGCTAAACGTCCCAATGCAGGCGTCCAAAAAGCAGTGATATTTGGATGTATTCCTGTTAAACTCAGTTGATCTTCTCCCTCGCTATATCCTTCAGCAATTTGAATATACACGACTGGCAAGCTTGTATCTGCAGGATCAGGATCGGTGATGGATACGTTGAATGCAATTGGCATTGGTGCGTCTCCACAATATTTTTGATCGCCATCTGCTGTAATGGTTGGTGGCGTTTGCGCATACAGTATTGCTGTTGTTGTAAACAACAATAAACAAAGGATATTTTTTGAAAAAGCACGCATCATACCAAAATATATATTCTTTTAAAAATACGTATTTTTTTAGTGAATTTTATCTCGATATGACATATTTAACAACTACAACGTTGTAGTTGTAACACTAACATTTTTTATAATTGTTTTTGAATGAAATCCAACCACTTTTTTTGGTATTCGCTTCCACCTTTTTCTCCTACGTTGAAGTGTCCTGCACCTTGAACCAAGACAAATTTCTTTTCCGCAGAAGCAGTATTTTTGAAGAGTTTTTCTCCATACGTATAGTGAATATTTTCATCTTGATCGCCGTGCGCAAATAATATTGGTTGTTGGATGTTTTGCACAGAACGAATCGGTTTTACAGCATCTGGATTGAAATTCGCAAGGTTTCCAGCTTCTTGCAACGCTGCGTCCGAGATGAAGCGCAATCCGAAGCCGCCTAACATCTTTTTTTTGTAATCGTATACAATTTGATCTAATTCTGCGAACGTGCTTTCTATGATGCCAAATTCGATACGTTTGTCAAATTCTAAGGCTTGAATGGCAATGGCACCACCGAGCGAGTTTCCCCAAATTCCAACTTTTAGTAAAGGATTTCGCTTTTTGATTTCATCTACAATGGCTGCTATATCTTTTTTTTCATGGAAACCATAGCTGC harbors:
- a CDS encoding MerR family transcriptional regulator, whose amino-acid sequence is MHIDLPDKLYYSIGEVANAFGVNASLIRFWEKEFDEIQPKKNAKGNRKFTPEDIKHIELIYHLVKERGFTLEGAKVHLKEEKKKTLSNFEIIRKLQHIRAELVKIKDNL
- a CDS encoding LemA family protein; amino-acid sequence: MNKKSIIITVVLVVIIIFSYTKYNGMVVKSEDAKTAWSNVESEYQRRSDLIKNLVNTVKGAADFEKSTLEAVINARAKATSTQINVDDLTPENMAKFQQAQDGLSGALSRLLVTVERYPDLKANQNFLKLQDELASTENSVRTSRNRFNTAVNNFNKTIKLFPNNVFAGLFGFDDMARFKSAPGSEDAPDVEFDFNK
- a CDS encoding TPM domain-containing protein; the encoded protein is MSKVEDFLSAEEEQEIIAAIRTAERNTSGEIRIHIEDHADIDPFDRALEVFHLLKMDNTKLRNGVLIYVAVRDRKFVIYGDEGINNVVPKDFWDSTRDAMREQFQHGNFAQGMIQGILEAGKELQAHFPWDVDTENELSNEISKG
- a CDS encoding YgcG family protein is translated as MQPTLHSNYLRYFFCLMGLLFLNLSYGQYDIPPKPTKANPDAVYDYANLLASQEKAALENKLIKYSDTTSTQIIIVVIESLKGESIGMLTPEWGQKWGVGQDGKDNGVVILLAKKEHKIWISPGYGAENELTAGIVGQITRNRIIPYFKRGDYYGGLNAGVDSIFEVLAGEFTGERRRSSEGTHFSVIFFLIVFFIVLVSILGNNKRNGGGNNRGGRRRTTGNDLLDIIILSNLGKGSFGSGSGGGGGFGGGFGGGGFSGGGAGGSW
- a CDS encoding T9SS type B sorting domain-containing protein; this translates as MMRAFSKNILCLLLFTTTAILYAQTPPTITADGDQKYCGDAPMPIAFNVSITDPDPADTSLPVVYIQIAEGYSEGEDQLSLTGIHPNITAFWTPALGRLALVGPATFAEYEAAIEAVVFETTQVNFTEDKFFSINLGDANYLPSTGHYYFYVQNTGVTWTQARNIAATQTYFGLQGYLATLTTEEEADLAGSQSLGTGWIGATDIDQEGTWQWVTGPEAGTVFWIGEVGGFPQNGLYTFWNTGEPNNFGGEHYAHITDPSIGILGSWNDLPNTGSTDITSPYHPQGYIVEFGGMPGDPDVNLSASTRIETPKSTLTGSGSCGAAELTLTVETNTDTVLWYESQTAITPIHTGTSYTVTLTETTTFWILPAFTGCTAGARIPITGTIFGLPDTEDISIVQCGSTSGETIFNLFEYNQEVAAGVLANRQVRYYTDAGFTDEIATSAYTNTSNPQIVYARVIDLISGCQNTAEVTLEVSSNAVNNAMISECDTNEELGLTQFDLSQAETQLLNGLPTDITIAYYETLEDALLLSNPLGNQFTNTTPNSQTIYARLEQNGACYGIGEVVLNVINLPQVATEEIAYYCLNFSPQLITLYSGINGNFSNYTFLWSTGETTPEIQVNELGTYTVEVTQIGGCTKTKTILVQPSDIATIANIQIDDISDTNVVTVLVSGEGEYTYALNNPNGVYQESNVFQNVPAGFHTVYIKDIKNNCGTVSEEIAVIGYPRFFTPNNDGVNDTWQLKGISSIFQANTKVYIYDRYGKFLRVLINSEDAWNGTINGTRMPSSDYWFSVQLQDGRSFTGHFTLKR
- a CDS encoding alpha/beta hydrolase, with translation MKKKLLKISIILLILIGIAGYILTIHVAPYAIIQPQKINLAITPKLLGLQSEKLTITTKDSISLKGYWIQSETENTNGIMILIHGIGGCKEHFLNLAGNLANHGIASVVFDGRAHGESGGKYCSYGFHEKKDIAAIVDEIKKRNPLLKVGIWGNSLGGAIAIQALEFDKRIEFGIIESTFAELDQIVYDYKKKMLGGFGLRFISDAALQEAGNLANFNPDAVKPIRSVQNIQQPILFAHGDQDENIHYTYGEKLFKNTASAEKKFVLVQGAGHFNVGEKGGSEYQKKWLDFIQKQL